A genome region from Nicotiana tabacum cultivar K326 chromosome 13, ASM71507v2, whole genome shotgun sequence includes the following:
- the LOC107805997 gene encoding LOB domain-containing protein 1-like, whose amino-acid sequence MECSDKTPATCSSSSAGMMTPPPSPPSPVILTPCAACKILRRRCVDKCVLAPYFPPTEPLKFTIAHRVFGASNIIKMLQELPEDQRTDAVNSMVYEANARIRDPVYGCAGAICQLQKQISELQAELAKAQVEMLNVQSQNANLMSLICREMSQNQQNNGSVCPDQQTYGNTSLFLDDNSIYAAWEPLWT is encoded by the exons ATGGAATGCAGTGACAAAACACCCGCTACTTGTTCATCGTCTTCTGCCGGAATGATGACGCCTCCTCCATCTCCTCCGTCGCCGGTGATTCTGACGCCTTGCGCCGCCTGCAAGATCCTCCGCCGGCGATGTGTCGATAAATGTGTGCTGGCACCCTACTTTCCGCCGACGGAGCCGCTTAAGTTCACCATTGCTCATAGAGTCTTTGGTGCCAGCAATATCATCAAAATGTTACAG GAGCTTCCGGAGGATCAAAGAACAGATGCAGTGAACAGCATGGTGTATGAAGCAAATGCGAGAATAAGAGATCCAGTATACGGCTGCGCAGGTGCAATTTGTCAGCTGCAGAAGCAAATAAGTGAACTTCAAGCAGAGCTTGCCAAGGCTCAAGTAGAGATGTTGAATGTGCAGTCCCAAAACGCCAATTTGATGTCATTAATTTGTAGGGAGATGTCACAAAATCAACAAAACAACGGCAGCGTGTGTCCTGATCAACAAACTTATGGAAATACCAGCCTTTTTTTGGACGACAATAGTATCTATGCAGCTTGGGAACCACTCTGGACTTGA